Proteins from one Juglans microcarpa x Juglans regia isolate MS1-56 chromosome 1S, Jm3101_v1.0, whole genome shotgun sequence genomic window:
- the LOC121247288 gene encoding uncharacterized protein LOC121247288 has protein sequence MIPSPQGNKKKNFAAAQESARKDVDRAFGVLQQRFAIVRGPSRFFKVNELTNIMKACFILDNMIIEDKRDDSQGPNMEYDQVDDDIPELLCNPTNEFINFIQCHHEIRDSSAHNYKQI, from the coding sequence ATGATTCCATCACCCCaagggaataagaagaaaaactttgcCGCAGCACAAGAATCCGCAAGAAAAGATGTCGACCGTGCCTTCGGGGTACTTCAACAACGATTTGCAATTGTTCGTGGACCTTCCCGATTTTTCAAAGTCAATGagctaacaaatataatgaaagcatgTTTTATTCTAGATAACATGATCATTGAGGACAAGCGTGATGATAGTCAGGGTCCGAACATGGAGTATGATCAAGTTGATGATGATATTCCAGAATTGTTGTGCAATCCAACAAACGAATTTATCAACTTCATTCAGTGCCATCATGAAATTAGAGACAGCTCGGCACATAACTACAAGCAGATTTAA